One window of the Rhizorhabdus dicambivorans genome contains the following:
- a CDS encoding acetolactate synthase large subunit, protein MGTKASDLFIQCLEEEGCEYIFGVPGEENLDMLDSLSRSKKIKLILTRHEQGAGFMAATYGRHTGKTGVCMATLGPGATNFVTAAAYAQLGGMPILMVTGQKPIKKSKQGRFQILEVVEMMKPITKFTHQLASADNIPSRVREAYRLAEEEKPGATHIEFPEDIADEHTDSTPIKPSLARRPEAEDKAVRAAVKMIEDAKTPILVIGAGGNRKQTGRMLLQFIEKTGIPFVTTQLGKGVIDETHPKFLGCAALSSGDFVHRSIEHADLIINVGHDVIEKPPFFMKNGGTPVIHVSTKTAEVDPVYFPQVEVIGDIANAIWKMQKDIVPSGRWNFDFMMKARQAEVDHTKSLEDDTRFPIFPPHLVKEVRSAMPADGIICLDNGVYKIWFARNYPARQQNTVLLDNALATMGAGLPSAMASAMVYPDKKVMAICGDGGFMMNSQEMETAVRLGLNITVLILNDSSYGMIRWKQANMGFQDWGLTYGNPDFVKYAEAYGAKGHRVESAEHLTKLLKECLDTPGVHLIDCPVDYSENDQILNKDIKTLSKQVS, encoded by the coding sequence ATGGGCACGAAGGCATCCGATCTTTTCATCCAATGCCTGGAGGAAGAGGGCTGCGAATATATCTTCGGCGTTCCCGGCGAAGAAAATCTCGACATGCTGGACAGCCTGTCGCGCTCCAAGAAGATCAAGCTGATCCTCACCCGCCATGAACAGGGCGCCGGCTTCATGGCCGCGACCTATGGTCGCCACACCGGCAAGACCGGCGTCTGCATGGCGACGCTCGGGCCGGGCGCGACCAATTTCGTGACTGCGGCCGCCTATGCGCAGCTTGGCGGCATGCCGATCCTGATGGTCACCGGCCAGAAGCCGATCAAGAAATCCAAGCAGGGCCGCTTCCAGATTCTCGAGGTCGTCGAGATGATGAAGCCGATCACCAAATTCACCCACCAGCTCGCCTCGGCCGACAACATCCCGAGCCGCGTGCGCGAGGCCTATCGCCTCGCCGAGGAGGAGAAGCCCGGCGCGACCCATATCGAGTTCCCCGAGGACATCGCCGACGAGCATACCGACTCGACCCCGATCAAGCCGTCGCTGGCGCGCCGCCCGGAAGCCGAGGACAAGGCCGTCCGCGCCGCGGTGAAGATGATCGAGGACGCCAAGACGCCAATCCTGGTGATCGGCGCCGGCGGCAACCGCAAGCAGACCGGCCGGATGCTGCTCCAGTTCATCGAGAAGACCGGCATCCCGTTCGTCACCACCCAGCTCGGCAAGGGCGTGATCGACGAGACCCATCCCAAGTTCCTGGGCTGCGCCGCGCTGTCGTCCGGCGATTTCGTCCACCGCTCGATCGAGCATGCCGATCTGATCATCAACGTCGGCCATGACGTGATCGAGAAGCCCCCCTTCTTCATGAAGAATGGCGGCACCCCGGTGATCCACGTCAGCACCAAGACCGCCGAGGTCGATCCGGTCTATTTCCCGCAGGTCGAGGTGATCGGCGACATCGCCAACGCGATCTGGAAGATGCAGAAGGACATCGTCCCTTCGGGCCGCTGGAACTTCGACTTCATGATGAAGGCGCGCCAGGCCGAGGTCGATCACACCAAGTCGCTCGAGGACGACACCCGCTTCCCGATCTTCCCGCCGCACCTGGTGAAGGAAGTCCGCTCGGCGATGCCGGCCGACGGCATCATCTGCCTCGACAACGGCGTCTACAAGATCTGGTTCGCCCGCAACTATCCGGCGCGCCAGCAGAACACCGTGCTGCTCGACAACGCGCTCGCCACCATGGGCGCGGGCCTGCCTTCGGCGATGGCCTCGGCGATGGTCTATCCCGACAAGAAGGTGATGGCGATCTGCGGCGACGGCGGCTTCATGATGAACAGCCAGGAGATGGAGACCGCGGTCCGCCTCGGCCTCAACATCACCGTGCTGATCCTCAACGACAGCAGCTACGGCATGATCCGCTGGAAGCAGGCGAACATGGGTTTCCAGGACTGGGGCCTGACCTATGGCAACCCCGACTTCGTGAAATATGCCGAAGCCTATGGCGCCAAGGGCCATCGCGTCGAGAGCGCCGAGCATCTGACCAAGCTGCTGAAGGAATGTCTCGACACCCCGGGCGTCCACCTGATCGACTGCCCGGTCGACTATTCGGAGAATGATCAGATCCTCAACAAGGACATCAAGACGCTCAGCAAGCAGGTCTCGTAA
- a CDS encoding multiheme c-type cytochrome → MGGKVSGGLTFVYGLLGAAVFAMGLLFLAVTGSAERADASSSSSWSGNPHVGVASCAGSTCHGRSEPTGATVRQDEILHWQSASSETGAHSRAFAVLASARGQAIAAKMGIGPATSAGECLGCHADPAYPGKGPRWQVADGVGCESCHGGAGGSNGWLTTHYAVGQSHAANVARGLYPLDQPRARAEKCLDCHFGSDKPGQFVSHRIMAAGHPRVAFELDLFSALQQHHDEDADYVRRKHRTNNVQMWAVGQAVAVSRQTNLFANPKLGTDGIFPEIYFFDCHSCHRQIVDGPNGKANWVSNPGRPIPSGMPPFNDENMIMLSAAAKVAAPGASARFDADSKAFHAALARDRGSAVAAARRLSASAEGLADSMARTSFGRSESFAIIDSIASNTITARFTDYEGSAQAVMAIDTLLNGLVRQGHVSEDRARNARGAIDRAYKAVGNSNAYRPAEFRAALGQAAASIRALK, encoded by the coding sequence TTGGGGGGTAAAGTCTCAGGCGGGCTGACCTTTGTCTACGGGCTTCTGGGCGCCGCCGTCTTCGCTATGGGTCTCCTCTTCCTTGCCGTCACCGGCAGCGCGGAGCGGGCCGACGCATCCTCCTCGTCCAGCTGGTCGGGCAATCCGCATGTGGGCGTCGCCTCCTGCGCGGGATCGACCTGCCATGGCCGCAGCGAACCCACCGGCGCCACCGTCCGCCAGGACGAGATCCTCCACTGGCAGAGTGCATCGAGCGAAACCGGCGCACACAGCCGCGCCTTCGCGGTGCTCGCCTCCGCGCGCGGCCAGGCGATCGCCGCCAAGATGGGCATCGGCCCGGCCACATCGGCCGGCGAATGCCTGGGCTGCCACGCCGATCCCGCCTATCCGGGCAAGGGCCCGCGCTGGCAGGTGGCCGATGGCGTGGGCTGCGAATCCTGCCATGGCGGCGCCGGCGGCAGCAACGGCTGGCTGACCACCCATTATGCGGTCGGCCAGAGCCATGCCGCCAATGTCGCCCGGGGCCTCTACCCGCTCGACCAGCCCCGCGCCCGCGCCGAAAAATGCCTCGACTGCCATTTCGGCAGCGACAAGCCGGGCCAGTTCGTATCGCACCGGATCATGGCCGCCGGCCATCCGCGCGTCGCGTTCGAACTCGACCTCTTCTCGGCGCTCCAGCAGCACCATGACGAGGATGCCGACTATGTCCGCCGCAAGCACCGGACCAACAATGTCCAGATGTGGGCGGTCGGCCAGGCCGTGGCGGTGAGCCGCCAGACCAATTTGTTCGCCAATCCCAAGCTCGGCACCGACGGCATCTTCCCGGAAATCTACTTCTTCGACTGCCACAGCTGCCATCGCCAGATCGTCGACGGGCCGAACGGCAAGGCCAACTGGGTTTCCAACCCCGGCCGGCCGATCCCGTCGGGCATGCCGCCGTTCAACGACGAGAACATGATCATGCTCTCGGCGGCGGCGAAGGTCGCGGCGCCGGGCGCCTCGGCCAGGTTCGATGCCGACTCGAAGGCCTTCCACGCGGCACTGGCCCGCGACCGGGGCAGCGCGGTCGCCGCCGCGCGCCGCCTGTCCGCCTCCGCCGAGGGACTTGCCGACAGCATGGCGCGGACCAGCTTCGGCCGCAGCGAAAGCTTCGCGATCATCGACAGCATCGCCAGCAACACCATCACCGCGCGCTTCACCGACTATGAAGGTTCGGCGCAGGCGGTGATGGCGATCGATACGCTGCTCAACGGCCTGGTTCGCCAGGGCCATGTCAGCGAGGATCGCGCCCGCAACGCGCGCGGCGCGATCGACCGGGCCTATAAGGCGGTGGGCAACAGCAACGCCTATCGTCCGGCCGAATTCCGGGCGGCGCTGGGTCAAGCAGCGGCGTCGATAAGGGCCCTCAAATGA
- a CDS encoding aldehyde dehydrogenase family protein — MKLQDKYPLYLANEAQQPNTDLKVTDKYTGEVATLVALADAKTIDKGIEWAVKAAEPMAKMASYERQAVLQHCVDRFTERKDELAYALCIEAGKPINDSRGEVGRLIDTFRIAAEESVRMTGEVQPLDISPRAKGYQGIWKRVPIGPCSFISPFNFPLNLAAHKIAPAIAVGCPFVMKPASRTPLGAIIMGEVLAETNLPKGAFSILPAARDGADLFTTDDRLKLLSFTGSPDVGWDLKARCGKKKVVLELGGNAAVVIDHDADLDDAVERTVFGAFYQSGQSCIGVQRILVHDQVYDAFKAKLVKRTAGLIAGSPHDEKTFVGPMIDVKEAQRLDNWIQEATAKGATLLCGGKREGAMLEATLLENVDLETKINREEAFGPVAFLIRFSDWHEALRIVNDSKFGLQAGIFTRDIFKILDAWDDLDVGGVVVNDVPSYRVDNMPYGGVKDSGIGREGIRFAMEDMTEIRNLVIRRRSV; from the coding sequence ATGAAGCTCCAGGACAAATACCCGCTCTACCTCGCCAACGAGGCCCAGCAGCCCAACACCGATCTGAAGGTGACGGACAAGTACACCGGCGAGGTCGCGACGCTGGTGGCGCTGGCCGATGCGAAGACCATCGACAAGGGCATCGAATGGGCGGTGAAGGCCGCCGAGCCGATGGCGAAGATGGCGAGCTATGAGCGGCAGGCGGTGCTGCAGCACTGCGTCGACCGCTTCACCGAGCGCAAGGACGAGCTGGCCTATGCGCTGTGCATCGAGGCCGGCAAGCCGATCAACGACTCGCGCGGCGAAGTCGGCCGGCTGATCGACACCTTCCGCATCGCCGCCGAGGAATCGGTGCGGATGACGGGCGAGGTGCAGCCGCTCGACATCAGCCCGCGCGCCAAAGGCTATCAGGGGATCTGGAAGCGGGTGCCGATCGGCCCCTGCTCGTTCATCTCGCCGTTCAACTTCCCGCTGAACCTCGCCGCGCACAAGATCGCGCCGGCGATCGCGGTCGGCTGCCCCTTCGTGATGAAGCCGGCGAGCCGCACCCCGCTGGGCGCGATCATCATGGGCGAGGTGCTGGCCGAGACCAACCTGCCCAAGGGCGCCTTCTCGATCCTGCCGGCCGCCCGCGACGGCGCCGACCTGTTCACCACCGACGACCGCCTCAAGCTGCTGTCGTTCACCGGCTCGCCCGATGTGGGCTGGGACCTGAAGGCCCGCTGCGGCAAGAAGAAGGTGGTGCTCGAACTGGGCGGCAACGCCGCGGTGGTCATCGATCATGACGCCGATCTCGACGACGCGGTCGAGCGCACCGTGTTCGGCGCCTTCTACCAGTCGGGCCAGTCGTGCATCGGCGTGCAGCGCATCCTGGTCCACGACCAGGTCTACGACGCGTTCAAGGCCAAGCTGGTCAAGCGCACCGCCGGCCTGATCGCGGGCAGCCCGCATGACGAGAAGACCTTCGTCGGCCCGATGATCGACGTGAAGGAGGCCCAGCGCCTCGACAACTGGATCCAAGAGGCGACCGCCAAGGGCGCGACGCTGCTGTGCGGCGGCAAGCGCGAGGGCGCGATGCTCGAGGCGACGCTGCTCGAGAATGTCGACCTCGAAACCAAGATCAACCGCGAGGAGGCCTTCGGCCCGGTCGCCTTCCTGATCCGCTTCAGCGACTGGCACGAGGCGCTGAGGATCGTGAACGATTCGAAGTTCGGCCTTCAGGCCGGCATCTTCACCCGCGACATCTTCAAAATCCTCGACGCCTGGGACGATCTCGACGTCGGCGGTGTCGTCGTCAACGATGTGCCGAGCTACCGGGTCGACAACATGCCCTATGGCGGCGTCAAGGATTCGGGCATCGGCCGCGAGGGCATCCGCTTCGCGATGGAGGACATGACCGAGATCCGCAATCTCGTCATTCGTCGGCGAAGCGTCTGA
- a CDS encoding LVIVD repeat-containing protein has translation MALAAAITILVSAPSPAPASEGEKPIARVYPKFADAPRTQDWAQADEKSAGCVSCHTATDRKTMHQTEAVVLGCVDCHGGDATVHVEAGLGAKDAAYVQARDKAHVLPKYPGAWHWPSSANPKRSYTLLNKEAPEYVRFVNPSDYRVARQACGACHMEIITAAERSLMSTGAMLWGGGAYNNGIVPYKNYLFGEAYTAKGEAAQIKSPGSPPGTVTPEQKARGALPVMYPLPTWHILPPGDIFRVFERGGRTINSTFAEIGLPNSTGSIQRLEEPGRPDLKQSNRGPGTGLRVAIPVLNIHKTRLNDPFMWFMGTNDQPGDYRNSGCAGCHVVYANSRENVQSLIYAKFGRDGQTATIDPTIKDKLEPKDDGHGGHGGGHATENHGPPSPEHDRATDHGPSKLAGHPVGGMKEKGHPIQHAFTKAIPTAQCMNCHMHQPNIFLNSYLGYTMWDYESDAPLMWPEKQKNPTMAERHAVLDRNPEAAAAIGKWADLDFLRNVYDDVNPQAKDTQFADYHGHGWNFRAIYKRDREGNLLDAAGNIVSPDDPEKFRKNGMPEFAPVGEQKGKAVHMMDIHAEKGLQCADCHFAQDSHGNGLIYGEVANAVEIGCKDCHGTPDAFPTLRTSGPAAPPGGTDLSLLRNQDGKRRFEWTVDAAGERVLIQRSIVDPKIEWKVSLVKESVDRGSAHFNPLAARAKLMGKDGVETGKFAWGPGVAPDDRAHNMDKMACFTCHLSWTTSCGGCHLPIEANWKTSSHKYDGIETRNFATYNPQVARDEMFQLGIHQTTKGNIIAPIRSTSALVLSSTNINRERIYIQQPPISAAGYSSQAFAPHFPHTVRKTETKKCTDCHLSEEEDNNAIMAQLNLLGTNFVNFVGMNAWTGLEKGIEAIRVTEWSEPQAVIGSYLHKYAYPDWYNQHLGHGRELIEWVRGTRFDKNLSGEPDSLEEFANTTHSTSGAARCVQLRGEYFFVAEGKGGFEVYDVASIANKGTSQRIISAPFSPLGHNTRVKSKNATCMALPTSQNISTERNDHIVKYYPENEEQKMGEIYRYAFVTDSVEGLIVVNVETLADGEPRNNFLKRTVTWNANNVLAGARHITLGGNYAYITANIGLVVVDISDPKAPKLAATVPLRDARASALQFRYLWVTTADGLQLIDVTHLDRPVLRPEATLPIANAQRIYLARTYAYVAAKQDGLMIVDITRPLKPKLYQTVTFDGKMNDAEDVIVGTTNASLFAYVADGRNGLKVIQLTSPASQPNFYGFSPAPKPELIAWAKTASPALSLSKGLDRDRGVDESGNQIAIFGRIGSRPFKRSEMEKLYLNSKGQVWKVSDTPTFADWVPAKR, from the coding sequence ATGGCGCTGGCGGCGGCGATCACCATCCTCGTCTCGGCGCCCTCCCCCGCCCCGGCATCCGAGGGCGAGAAGCCGATCGCGCGCGTCTATCCAAAATTCGCCGATGCCCCGCGCACGCAGGACTGGGCGCAGGCCGACGAGAAGAGCGCCGGCTGCGTCTCCTGCCACACCGCGACCGACCGCAAGACCATGCACCAGACTGAGGCGGTGGTGCTGGGCTGCGTCGACTGCCATGGCGGCGACGCGACCGTCCATGTCGAGGCCGGGCTGGGTGCGAAGGACGCCGCCTATGTCCAGGCGCGCGACAAGGCGCACGTCCTGCCCAAATATCCGGGTGCGTGGCACTGGCCTTCCTCGGCCAATCCGAAGCGCAGCTACACCCTGCTGAACAAGGAAGCGCCCGAATATGTGCGCTTCGTCAATCCGTCCGACTATCGCGTCGCGCGCCAGGCCTGTGGCGCCTGTCACATGGAGATCATCACCGCGGCCGAGCGCTCGCTGATGTCGACCGGTGCGATGCTGTGGGGCGGCGGCGCCTATAATAACGGCATCGTCCCCTATAAGAACTATCTGTTCGGCGAGGCCTATACGGCGAAGGGCGAGGCCGCCCAGATCAAGTCGCCGGGATCGCCCCCCGGCACCGTCACCCCCGAGCAGAAGGCGCGCGGCGCCCTGCCGGTGATGTATCCGCTGCCGACCTGGCATATCCTGCCGCCCGGCGACATCTTCCGCGTGTTCGAGCGCGGCGGCCGCACCATCAACAGCACCTTCGCCGAGATCGGCCTGCCCAACTCGACCGGCAGCATCCAGCGCCTGGAGGAACCGGGCCGTCCGGACCTCAAGCAGTCCAACCGCGGCCCCGGCACCGGCCTGCGCGTCGCCATCCCCGTGCTGAACATCCACAAGACCCGCCTCAACGACCCGTTCATGTGGTTCATGGGCACCAACGACCAGCCCGGCGACTATCGCAATTCGGGCTGCGCCGGCTGCCACGTGGTCTACGCCAACAGCCGCGAGAATGTGCAGAGCCTGATCTACGCGAAATTTGGTCGCGACGGGCAGACCGCTACGATCGATCCGACGATCAAGGACAAGCTGGAGCCCAAGGACGACGGGCATGGCGGCCATGGCGGCGGGCATGCGACCGAGAACCACGGCCCGCCATCGCCCGAGCATGACCGGGCGACCGATCACGGGCCATCCAAGCTGGCCGGGCATCCGGTGGGCGGCATGAAGGAGAAGGGCCACCCGATCCAGCACGCCTTCACCAAGGCGATCCCGACCGCGCAGTGCATGAACTGCCACATGCACCAGCCCAACATCTTCCTGAACAGCTATCTCGGCTACACGATGTGGGACTATGAGTCCGACGCGCCGCTGATGTGGCCGGAGAAGCAGAAGAACCCGACCATGGCCGAGCGCCATGCCGTGCTGGACCGCAACCCCGAAGCGGCCGCCGCGATCGGCAAGTGGGCCGACCTGGATTTCCTGCGCAACGTCTATGACGACGTGAACCCGCAGGCCAAGGACACCCAGTTCGCCGACTATCACGGCCATGGCTGGAACTTCCGCGCGATCTACAAGCGCGACCGCGAGGGCAATCTGCTCGATGCGGCGGGCAACATCGTCTCGCCCGACGACCCCGAGAAATTCCGCAAGAACGGCATGCCCGAGTTCGCCCCGGTCGGCGAACAGAAGGGCAAGGCGGTCCATATGATGGACATCCACGCCGAGAAGGGCCTGCAATGCGCCGACTGCCACTTCGCGCAGGACAGCCATGGCAACGGCCTGATCTATGGCGAGGTCGCCAACGCCGTCGAGATCGGCTGCAAGGACTGCCACGGCACGCCCGACGCCTTCCCGACGCTGCGCACCTCCGGCCCCGCCGCGCCTCCGGGCGGCACCGACCTGTCGCTGCTGCGCAACCAGGACGGCAAGCGCCGCTTCGAATGGACCGTCGACGCCGCCGGCGAACGGGTGCTGATCCAGCGCTCGATCGTCGATCCGAAGATCGAGTGGAAGGTTTCGCTGGTCAAGGAATCGGTCGATCGCGGCTCCGCGCACTTCAACCCGCTCGCCGCCCGCGCCAAGCTGATGGGCAAGGACGGGGTCGAGACCGGCAAGTTTGCCTGGGGCCCGGGCGTCGCGCCCGACGACCGCGCGCACAACATGGACAAGATGGCCTGCTTCACCTGCCACCTGTCCTGGACGACGTCGTGCGGCGGCTGCCACCTGCCGATCGAGGCGAACTGGAAGACCAGCAGCCACAAATATGACGGCATCGAGACGCGCAACTTCGCGACCTACAACCCGCAGGTCGCGCGCGACGAGATGTTCCAGCTCGGCATCCACCAGACCACCAAGGGCAACATCATCGCCCCGATCCGGTCGACCTCCGCGCTGGTGCTATCCTCGACCAACATCAACCGCGAGCGGATCTACATCCAGCAGCCGCCAATCTCCGCCGCCGGCTATTCCAGCCAGGCCTTCGCGCCGCACTTCCCGCACACGGTCCGCAAGACCGAGACCAAGAAGTGCACCGACTGCCACCTGTCGGAGGAGGAGGACAACAACGCGATCATGGCGCAGCTCAACCTGCTGGGCACCAATTTCGTGAACTTCGTGGGCATGAACGCCTGGACGGGCCTGGAGAAGGGCATCGAGGCGATCCGCGTCACCGAGTGGAGCGAGCCGCAGGCGGTGATCGGTTCCTACCTGCACAAATATGCCTATCCCGACTGGTACAACCAGCATCTTGGCCATGGCCGCGAGCTGATCGAGTGGGTCCGCGGCACGCGCTTCGATAAGAATCTGTCGGGCGAGCCGGACTCGCTGGAGGAGTTCGCCAACACCACTCACTCGACCAGCGGTGCTGCCCGCTGCGTGCAGCTGCGCGGCGAATATTTCTTCGTCGCCGAGGGCAAGGGCGGGTTCGAGGTCTATGACGTCGCGTCGATCGCCAATAAGGGCACGTCGCAGCGCATCATCTCCGCGCCCTTCTCGCCGCTCGGCCACAATACCCGGGTGAAGTCGAAGAACGCGACCTGCATGGCGCTGCCGACCAGCCAGAACATCTCGACCGAGCGCAACGACCATATCGTCAAATATTATCCCGAGAACGAAGAGCAGAAGATGGGCGAGATCTATCGCTACGCCTTCGTGACCGACTCGGTGGAAGGGCTGATCGTCGTCAATGTCGAGACGCTGGCCGACGGCGAGCCGCGCAACAACTTCCTGAAGCGCACCGTCACCTGGAACGCGAACAATGTGCTCGCCGGCGCGCGGCACATCACGCTGGGCGGCAATTACGCCTATATCACCGCCAATATCGGCCTGGTCGTCGTCGACATCAGCGATCCCAAGGCGCCGAAGCTGGCGGCGACGGTGCCGCTGCGCGACGCGCGCGCCTCGGCGCTGCAGTTCCGCTATCTGTGGGTGACGACCGCCGACGGCCTGCAGCTGATCGACGTGACCCATCTCGACCGGCCGGTGCTGCGACCGGAGGCGACGCTGCCGATCGCCAATGCCCAGCGCATCTACCTCGCCCGCACCTATGCCTATGTCGCGGCGAAGCAGGACGGCCTGATGATCGTCGACATCACCCGGCCGCTGAAGCCGAAGCTGTACCAGACGGTGACCTTCGACGGGAAGATGAACGATGCCGAGGACGTGATCGTCGGCACGACCAACGCCTCGCTGTTCGCCTATGTCGCGGACGGCCGAAACGGCCTGAAGGTGATCCAGCTCACCTCGCCCGCGAGCCAGCCCAATTTCTACGGCTTCTCGCCCGCGCCCAAGCCCGAGCTGATCGCTTGGGCGAAGACGGCCTCCCCGGCCCTCTCGCTCTCCAAGGGCCTCGACCGCGACCGTGGCGTCGACGAGAGCGGCAACCAGATCGCGATCTTCGGCCGCATCGGCTCCCGCCCGTTCAAGCGCAGCGAGATGGAGAAGCTCTATCTCAACTCGAAGGGCCAGGTGTGGAAGGTCAGCGACACGCCGACCTTCGCGGACTGGGTGCCGGCGAAGCGCTAG
- a CDS encoding heme-binding protein codes for MTFASRAVAALTSAAFVLASCGGGGGGSSPTPTPTPTPSQTPVFAVPAQEALTAADVQKVLAQTIEEAAARGKPAVIAITDRVGNVLAVYQMNGAPTTLAVQTRHRSVTPTDLEGLVLPGTAAANPLTAAAIAKAVTGAYLSSSGNAFSTRTASFIVQEHFPAGANQLPGGPLFGVQFSQLPCSDLNQRFVPGGGTGAFIGPKRSPVGLAADPGGFPLYKNGVVVGGIGVMSDGLYGYDPNIDDVDSDDDEFIAIAGTIGFEAPEAIRANNIQAVVQLRYSDATSAGLRTNPANARAFSALNVASVGSLVSVGGYYAAASGVLGGNAYGSEASGYRAVTAAERSAGTSIDNVDAFILTDGSGGNRYPLRAGTDGARVSAPLTQAEVKAVLEEAFKIMSRARAQIRKPLDSPAQVTISVVDTDGSVLGLARSPDAPIFGTDVSLQKARTAAFFSGPNAASDLLGDPSADVRSFVAGTRAFFNDQTALTGKTAFGARSIGNIARPFFPDGEVARSNGPLSRPFSAWSPFSTGLQSALILTNVVQNVTFALGASQTDTRQRCTFIPDVPGKAQNRLQNGIQIFPGGVPIYRGSTLIGAIGISGDGIDQDDMISFLGLFNGGARVGTVGHAPMSIRADTLVVNVGAGVRLRYVNCPFAPFLDTSEQVVCDGK; via the coding sequence ATGACCTTTGCCTCGCGTGCTGTAGCTGCTCTTACCAGTGCTGCCTTCGTGCTGGCCTCGTGCGGCGGAGGCGGCGGCGGTTCCTCGCCCACCCCGACCCCGACGCCCACGCCGTCGCAGACCCCGGTCTTCGCGGTGCCCGCGCAGGAGGCGCTGACCGCCGCCGACGTGCAGAAGGTCCTCGCCCAGACGATCGAGGAAGCCGCCGCGCGCGGCAAGCCGGCGGTCATCGCGATCACCGACCGGGTCGGCAACGTCCTGGCCGTCTACCAGATGAACGGTGCGCCGACGACGCTGGCCGTCCAGACGCGGCACCGTAGCGTCACCCCGACCGATCTTGAGGGGCTGGTGCTGCCGGGCACGGCCGCCGCCAATCCGCTGACCGCAGCCGCGATCGCCAAGGCGGTGACTGGCGCCTATCTGTCGTCCTCGGGCAACGCCTTCTCGACCCGCACCGCGAGCTTCATCGTCCAGGAGCATTTCCCGGCCGGCGCCAACCAGCTTCCCGGCGGTCCACTGTTCGGCGTGCAGTTCAGCCAGTTGCCCTGCTCGGACCTCAACCAGCGCTTCGTGCCCGGCGGCGGCACCGGCGCCTTCATCGGGCCGAAGCGTTCGCCCGTGGGCCTGGCCGCCGATCCGGGCGGCTTCCCGCTCTACAAGAACGGCGTCGTCGTCGGCGGCATCGGCGTGATGTCGGACGGCCTCTACGGCTATGACCCGAACATCGACGATGTCGACAGCGACGATGACGAGTTCATCGCGATCGCCGGAACGATCGGCTTCGAAGCGCCGGAGGCGATCCGCGCCAACAATATCCAGGCGGTCGTCCAGCTGCGCTACAGCGATGCGACCAGCGCCGGCCTGCGCACCAACCCCGCCAATGCGCGCGCCTTCTCTGCGCTCAACGTCGCCTCGGTCGGCTCGCTGGTCTCGGTCGGCGGCTATTATGCGGCTGCCAGCGGCGTGCTGGGCGGCAACGCCTATGGCAGCGAGGCATCGGGCTATCGCGCCGTCACCGCGGCCGAACGCAGTGCGGGCACCAGCATCGACAATGTCGACGCCTTCATCCTGACCGACGGATCGGGCGGCAACCGCTATCCGCTGCGCGCCGGCACCGATGGTGCCCGCGTCTCGGCGCCGCTGACCCAGGCCGAGGTCAAGGCGGTGCTGGAGGAAGCCTTCAAGATCATGAGCCGGGCGCGCGCGCAGATCCGCAAGCCGCTCGACAGCCCCGCGCAGGTCACCATCTCGGTCGTCGACACCGACGGCAGCGTGCTGGGCCTCGCCCGTTCGCCCGACGCGCCGATCTTCGGAACCGACGTGTCGCTGCAAAAGGCGCGCACCGCCGCCTTCTTCTCGGGCCCCAACGCCGCGAGCGACCTGCTCGGCGATCCGAGCGCCGACGTACGCAGCTTCGTGGCGGGCACCCGCGCCTTCTTCAACGACCAGACCGCGCTGACCGGCAAGACCGCCTTCGGCGCGCGCTCGATCGGCAACATCGCCCGGCCCTTCTTCCCGGATGGCGAGGTTGCCCGCTCGAACGGCCCGCTGTCACGCCCGTTCAGCGCGTGGAGTCCCTTCTCGACCGGCCTGCAGAGCGCGCTGATCCTGACCAACGTCGTCCAGAACGTCACCTTCGCGCTGGGCGCCTCGCAGACCGACACGCGCCAGCGCTGCACCTTCATCCCGGACGTGCCGGGCAAGGCGCAGAACCGGCTGCAGAACGGCATCCAGATCTTCCCCGGCGGCGTGCCGATCTATCGGGGCAGTACGCTGATCGGTGCAATCGGCATTTCGGGCGACGGCATCGACCAGGACGACATGATCTCGTTCCTGGGCCTGTTCAACGGCGGCGCGCGGGTCGGCACGGTCGGCCATGCGCCGATGAGCATCCGCGCCGACACGCTGGTGGTCAATGTGGGGGCCGGGGTGCGGCTGCGCTATGTAAACTGTCCGTTCGCGCCGTTCCTCGACACCTCCGAACAAGTCGTGTGCGACGGTAAGTAA